From Candidatus Desulfofervidus auxilii, a single genomic window includes:
- a CDS encoding Fe-S-containing hydro-lyase has product MKYITTPLTESLLNGLKVGDKVLLNGIIYTARDAAHKKLVELIKNNKPLPFSLEGQVIYYVGPTPAPPGRPIGSAGPTTSSRLDPYTPILLSVGLKGMIGKGKRGKEVIEAIKKYKAIYFVTIGGAGALLSQCILEAKIIAYPELGPEAIYKLKVKDFPLFVANDIEGNDLYEIGRKSYQITN; this is encoded by the coding sequence ATGAAATATATAACCACACCTTTAACTGAAAGTTTGTTAAATGGATTAAAAGTTGGAGATAAGGTTTTGTTGAATGGGATAATTTATACAGCAAGAGACGCAGCCCATAAAAAATTAGTAGAACTTATTAAAAATAATAAACCTTTACCTTTTTCTTTAGAAGGACAGGTTATTTATTATGTTGGACCTACACCTGCCCCACCTGGTAGACCTATTGGCTCAGCTGGTCCTACTACTAGTTCTCGTCTTGATCCATATACGCCTATATTATTATCTGTAGGTTTAAAAGGTATGATTGGTAAAGGAAAAAGAGGAAAAGAGGTAATAGAAGCTATAAAAAAATACAAAGCAATATATTTTGTTACAATAGGAGGAGCAGGTGCCCTTTTATCTCAATGTATTTTAGAAGCAAAGATTATAGCCTATCCAGAATTGGGTCCAGAAGCTATTTATAAATTAAAAGTAAAAGACTTTCCTTTGTTTGTTGCTAATGATATAGAGGGGAATGATTTGTATGAAATTGGTAGAAAATCGTATCAAATTACCAATTAA
- a CDS encoding 4Fe-4S dicluster domain-containing protein, with translation MKLVENRIKLPIKFKRSFEILRKIEDISGENVFACYQCGMCSAGCPMAPEMDILPNQVLRLLQIGAIEEVLETRTVWLCASCFTCSARCPKGVNLAKLMEGVRIVILREKNKDYFKPEEMIKEPLPAIALVSALRKFTT, from the coding sequence ATGAAATTGGTAGAAAATCGTATCAAATTACCAATTAAATTTAAACGTAGTTTTGAAATATTAAGAAAAATAGAAGATATTAGCGGTGAGAATGTGTTTGCCTGTTATCAATGCGGGATGTGTTCTGCTGGTTGTCCTATGGCTCCAGAAATGGATATTTTGCCAAATCAAGTATTAAGACTATTGCAAATAGGGGCAATTGAAGAAGTTTTAGAAACACGTACTGTTTGGCTTTGTGCTTCTTGTTTCACTTGTAGTGCTAGATGTCCAAAAGGAGTAAATTTGGCAAAACTAATGGAAGGTGTGAGAATAGTGATATTGCGCGAAAAAAATAAAGATTATTTTAAACCTGAAGAAATGATAAAGGAGCCTTTACCTGCAATTGCCCTTGTTAGTGCTTTAAGAAAATTTACAACTTAA
- the icd gene encoding isocitrate dehydrogenase (NADP(+)) has translation MKFNGLELKFFTPPTEGEKIELNSDGTLDVPDNPVIPYIEGDGIGPDIWRAAMPVFNTAVELAYEGKKHIVWWEIYAGIKAQEKFGEFAPEDLFNAIRYFRVAIKGPLITPVGGGYRSINVTLRQRLDLYACVRPAKHYPGVPSPLKYPEKVNMVVFRENSEDVYAGIEWAGDTPEAKKVINFLTNEMGCKVPNLEHNTPIGIGVKPISEFGTKRLVRRAIRYALEQGYNSVTLVHKGNIMKFTEGAFRAWGYEVAKEEFPNETVTEEELYEKYNGELPLGKIVIKDRIADAMFQQILLRPEEYGVLAMPNLNGDYMSDAIIAAVGGLGLGPGANIGDEGALFEATHGAAPKYAGQDKVNPGSLILSGVMMFRYMGWHKAADLIEEGLTKAIQNKTVTYDLARQMEGAKEVKCSEFGQEIVKHMKNLIEGK, from the coding sequence ATGAAGTTTAATGGTTTAGAATTAAAATTTTTTACTCCACCCACTGAAGGGGAAAAGATTGAATTAAATTCAGATGGAACTCTTGACGTTCCTGATAATCCTGTCATTCCTTATATAGAAGGCGACGGTATAGGACCTGATATTTGGCGAGCGGCTATGCCAGTTTTTAATACAGCCGTAGAATTGGCTTATGAAGGGAAAAAACATATTGTCTGGTGGGAAATATATGCTGGTATTAAAGCACAAGAGAAATTTGGAGAGTTTGCGCCAGAAGATTTATTCAATGCAATTCGTTATTTTCGTGTAGCAATAAAAGGGCCTCTAATTACACCAGTTGGTGGTGGTTATAGAAGTATAAATGTTACTTTGAGACAGAGGCTTGATTTATATGCTTGTGTTAGACCTGCTAAGCACTATCCAGGTGTGCCAAGCCCCCTTAAATATCCAGAAAAAGTAAATATGGTAGTTTTTAGAGAGAATTCAGAAGATGTATATGCAGGCATTGAATGGGCAGGTGATACCCCTGAAGCAAAAAAGGTGATAAATTTTCTTACAAATGAAATGGGTTGCAAAGTTCCTAATTTAGAGCATAATACTCCTATTGGTATTGGTGTAAAACCAATAAGTGAATTTGGTACAAAAAGACTTGTAAGACGTGCTATTCGTTATGCACTTGAACAAGGTTATAATAGTGTTACTTTAGTGCATAAAGGTAATATTATGAAATTTACTGAAGGGGCTTTTCGTGCATGGGGTTATGAAGTAGCTAAAGAAGAGTTTCCTAATGAAACTGTTACAGAAGAGGAGTTATATGAAAAATACAATGGGGAGTTGCCTCTTGGAAAAATTGTGATAAAGGATAGAATTGCTGATGCTATGTTTCAACAAATCTTGCTTAGACCAGAAGAATATGGTGTTTTGGCAATGCCAAATTTAAATGGTGATTATATGTCTGATGCAATCATTGCAGCAGTAGGAGGATTAGGGCTAGGACCAGGAGCAAATATTGGAGATGAAGGTGCACTTTTTGAAGCAACACATGGAGCTGCTCCAAAATATGCAGGTCAAGATAAAGTAAATCCTGGCTCTCTTATTCTCTCTGGAGTGATGATGTTCAGATACATGGGGTGGCATAAGGCAGCAGATTTAATTGAAGAGGGTCTTACCAAGGCTATTCAAAATAAAACTGTTACTTATGATTTAGCAAGACAAATGGAAGGAGCAAAAGAAGTCAAATGTTCTGAGTTTGGCCAAGAAATTGTTAAACATATGAAAAATCTTATTGAAGGAAAATGA
- a CDS encoding recombinase family protein: protein MRTATKKNVEYLERQRQLLKEHCHKKGYEIVAEISEIASGINEHRKGLQRLMNLAKRGEIEKVVVENESRLARFGLSYLKAFFSSHGVDLEIIKKSDNKESRQELMKDLGAVVNFLIKQLEGNYEV from the coding sequence ATGCGGACAGCTACAAAAAAGAACGTAGAATATCTTGAAAGACAAAGACAGCTTTTAAAAGAACACTGTCATAAAAAAGGATATGAAATAGTGGCAGAAATATCTGAAATTGCTAGTGGTATAAATGAACATAGAAAAGGTTTACAGCGTTTAATGAATTTAGCAAAAAGAGGTGAGATTGAGAAAGTGGTTGTAGAGAATGAAAGCCGCTTGGCTCGTTTTGGTTTGAGTTATTTAAAAGCTTTTTTTTCTAGTCATGGAGTGGATTTAGAAATTATCAAAAAATCAGATAATAAAGAGTCAAGACAAGAATTAATGAAAGATCTTGGGGCAGTAGTCAATTTTTTAATAAAACAATTGGAGGGGAATTATGAAGTTTAA
- the mdh gene encoding malate dehydrogenase — MRRYKVSIIGAGMVGATTAQCIAQRDIANVVLIDIVGDVAAGKALDIFEASPLCSFHGTMEGGDDYILTKDSDVVVITAGSPRKPGMSRKDLLEINARIVTDVVKKITNQSPDAVIIVVTNPVDALTYAAWQVSGFPRNRIMGMSGMLDSSRLKSFIASAIGVSVDDVVAMVVGAHSENHMLPLLRLANVNGIPIKEFLDEETLQNLAERTKQAGKEIVSLLKTGSAYYAPAAAITEMVEAILLDKKRLMPCSVCLEGEYGLSGCAICVPAILGKNGVERVIEINLTDEEKSQVEQGAHAVKEMLSSLEL; from the coding sequence ATGAGAAGATATAAAGTAAGTATTATAGGGGCGGGAATGGTGGGTGCCACTACCGCCCAATGCATTGCTCAGAGAGATATAGCAAATGTGGTATTGATAGATATAGTTGGAGATGTAGCTGCAGGTAAGGCTTTAGATATATTTGAGGCCTCACCTTTATGCAGTTTTCATGGTACTATGGAAGGTGGAGATGACTATATATTGACAAAAGATTCTGATGTCGTTGTAATTACAGCCGGTTCTCCGAGAAAACCTGGGATGAGTCGTAAAGATTTATTAGAAATTAATGCACGTATTGTTACAGATGTGGTTAAAAAAATAACAAATCAATCTCCAGATGCTGTAATCATTGTTGTAACAAATCCAGTAGATGCTTTGACTTATGCAGCTTGGCAAGTAAGTGGTTTTCCTCGCAATAGAATTATGGGTATGTCAGGTATGCTTGATTCTAGTCGTCTTAAAAGTTTTATTGCTTCAGCTATTGGTGTTTCTGTAGATGATGTTGTAGCAATGGTTGTTGGCGCTCACTCTGAAAATCATATGCTTCCTCTATTAAGATTAGCAAATGTAAATGGGATTCCCATTAAAGAGTTTTTAGATGAAGAAACCTTGCAAAATCTAGCTGAACGTACAAAACAAGCAGGTAAAGAAATTGTCTCTTTATTAAAGACAGGTAGTGCCTATTATGCACCAGCTGCAGCTATTACAGAAATGGTGGAGGCAATATTGTTAGATAAAAAGAGACTTATGCCTTGCTCTGTTTGTTTAGAAGGTGAATATGGGCTTTCTGGATGTGCTATTTGTGTGCCAGCTATTTTGGGGAAAAATGGTGTGGAAAGGGTTATTGAAATAAATCTTACAGATGAAGAGAAATCTCAAGTGGAGCAAGGTGCACATGCAGTTAAAGAGATGCTTTCTTCTTTGGAATTATGA
- a CDS encoding fumarate hydratase yields MREIHIGEIKEAIKCLCQEACFSLNTDMIMALKKAQEEEISPLGKEIIGQLLENAKLAEDKKIPLCQDTGVVTIFLEIGQDVHLIGGDIREAIQEGVRQGYKEGFLRKSVCHPLTRKNTDDNTPAIIHFDIVPGKKVKIIIMPKGAGSENMSKATVFPPSVGVEGIENFVYETVKRAAVNTCSPLIVGVGIGGSLEKAALLAKKALLRPIGQKASDSELANLEKKWLEKINKFGFGPLGLGGRVTCLAVHIESYPCHIASLPVAINIQCHAHRLKEVII; encoded by the coding sequence ATGAGAGAAATTCATATTGGGGAAATTAAAGAAGCTATAAAATGTTTATGTCAAGAAGCATGCTTTTCTCTTAATACAGATATGATAATGGCTTTAAAAAAGGCACAAGAAGAAGAAATTTCTCCATTAGGAAAGGAGATAATTGGACAACTTTTAGAAAATGCTAAATTGGCTGAAGATAAAAAAATACCACTTTGTCAAGATACAGGTGTAGTAACTATATTTTTAGAGATTGGGCAAGATGTGCATTTAATAGGAGGTGATATTAGAGAAGCTATTCAAGAAGGTGTGCGTCAAGGGTATAAAGAAGGTTTTTTGAGAAAATCTGTCTGTCATCCCTTGACCCGAAAAAATACTGATGACAATACACCTGCAATTATTCATTTTGATATTGTGCCTGGAAAGAAAGTAAAAATTATAATTATGCCAAAAGGGGCTGGAAGTGAAAATATGTCAAAAGCAACTGTTTTTCCGCCATCTGTAGGTGTTGAAGGAATAGAAAACTTTGTTTATGAAACTGTAAAAAGAGCAGCTGTAAATACGTGTAGTCCTTTAATTGTAGGTGTAGGTATTGGTGGAAGTCTTGAAAAAGCAGCTTTATTAGCAAAGAAGGCTTTATTAAGACCTATTGGTCAAAAGGCATCTGATTCTGAATTGGCTAATTTAGAAAAAAAATGGCTTGAAAAAATAAATAAATTTGGTTTTGGCCCTTTGGGTCTTGGTGGCAGGGTTACATGTTTGGCAGTACACATAGAATCCTATCCCTGCCATATTGCCAGTCTTCCGGTGGCAATCAATATTCAATGTCATGCCCACCGGCTTAAAGAAGTAATTATTTAA